The sequence ACCGGTTCAGCGGACGCGGCCTGTACATCCTGGACGAGCCCGAAGCCGCGCTGTCGCCTCTGCGGCAAATGTCGCTGCTGGCCCGCATGCATCAGCTGGTGCGCAGCGACTCGCAGTTCGTCATCGCTACCCACTCGCCGATTCTGATGTCCTATCCGGGGGCGGATATTTGGCTGCTGGAAGGGGAAGGAATCCGGGAAGTTTCTTTAGAGGAAACGGAGCATTACGCGGTGACCAAGGCGTTCATGAATGACCGCGAGGGCATGCTGCGCGAGCTGCTGGAGGAGGAGTGAAGGTTTTTATCTGATGGTGCCCCATAAACTATGGAAAAGGCTGCTGGACGCCCTTTGTTTCTGTGGTGGAGTCAGGCAGGTGTACGGGGCCACTCTCAAAATGGAAGCAGGATAATGCAGAATACCTGAAATTGTGCATCTTTTGGTCGTGCAGGAACACGCGTTTTATACCATACCTACGAAAGTACAGGTTTTTTCCCGCTCACCTTCAAATTCACTCAGCACATCCTCAAATTCCTGTATAGAAGCAGGACTTCTCTGTGAATAAGCGTTTTGTGTTCAAAAAGATGCAGTTTAGCCGTTTTCAAAGACACTACACTAAATTTACAGCCAACCTGAAGGCTCGTTACTTGATTTTGGAGCGTCAAGCTGGCTTCTCCTAAGCCCGCAGTAATACATATCGATGTCGAGCCGCCCCAAATGTCTTTTTCGAACCATTGCCGATAACAGAACAACGGGAGCCAGCCAAGTCTTTATTTCTATAACCGAAAGACTTGCTGGCTCCATAACTTTTTTTCTAGAACATGATATCAATATCTATTTTCCAGGCCCCGTCTTCCAATCTCCACAAAACCACATAGCCGGAGGTGGGATGAATTTCTTCCTCGCCATTCTGAAGCGTTAAGTGAGCAATTCCGCTTTCACGTACTTGATCTTCCCCGCCGGCTTTAATTTCCTTGCTTTCCAAAGCCAGATCGGTCAGTCCACTATTGAGCATGGTAACCCAGAAGGAATGAATAGCCTCGCTGCCTTGAATATTGGCGGAACCGCTTGGGATCAGGATGGCTTGCTTCGTGTATAAATCTGTGATTCCTGTGGCGTTTTTTTGCTGAACAGCTTGTACAAACAATTGATTGTTAGATTCTATGACCTTACGAATCTCTTCCATATTGCTTCTCTCCCTGGCTTAATAGCCACTTATTCTTCAAATGGAGCATTGCTCAGTATATCCATAAAGCCGATTTCTTTGTTCACCCGGTCAGCGAGCATATTGGGTTTGCGTTTGGCCTCAGACATCCATACCTCTGCAAAAGCCTTCTTAAATCCAAGACGGGGATACGCTTCAAGAATTTGCTGTACACTGCTGGAAGGCAGGTCCTTAATGTGGAATGCCCCAACGTCAAACCCAGCGCCAAAGTGAACGAGAGCAATCTCCGGCTGTTTTTCTTGTGCGAGCAGAGAAGTATGCAGAACGATCGCTTCACGGACGATGTCTATCTTGTCTCTGGGATAGCCGTGATGCGTAAGAAACTCCTCCGCCGCATCCGCGCCATCCACCTCAAAGGAATGACCATGGTCACAGCGTTTGGTCAGGCCGATATCGTGCAAAATGGAAGCTAAATAGAATAGCTCCGGGTCCACCTTCATTCCTTCTCTTTGCGCTAGAAGTCCTCCAAAGCGGTACGTTCTTACAGAATGATTGAACAAAAATTGCGGGGACAACTCCAGAACAAGCTCCGTCGCTTTTGTGCACAAGGAACTGTCAGGAATACTGAGTTCGGCATTCATATTAATCGCTCCCTCCTATCTCTTGGACGATTTCATCTTATCAAAGACCGACCGGTCGGTCAATTAAAAAATATGAAGTCTGCTTTCTTGACATCGAATGGTTCAAATGGTAACTTGGGTGAATTGGTAATAGAGAGGGAGGGCTGCAGCATGCGAAAAGGAGCAGAGACTCGGGAGAATATTATCCGAAAAACGGCCGAATTGCTCAACGTTCAGGGTTATCATGGACTATCCATTTCTGATATTATGCGTGAAACCGGTCTTCAAAAAGGAAGCATATATAACCATTTTCAAAATAAAGACGAAGTGGTTCTGGAAGCATTGGACTACGCTGTAGACATTGTAAATACCCGTTTTCAGGAAGCGATAGCCGGACATACCCGCGCATATGATCAGCTTATTGCTGCGATCCGGGTGTATGAGCATGTCGTCGAAGCGCCGCCTTTTATCGGGGGGTGCCCTGTCATGAACATCGCTGCTGAAAGTGATGATACCCATGAGGCATTAACGGAAAGGGCGCAGAAGGGGTTAACCGCATTCGTTTCTTTTGTCTCCAACATATTGGAATACGGAATGGAAAGAGGCGAATTTAAGCCGGATATCGATAAGAGAAGGGTTGCCAATTTTATCGTTACGTCCATTGAAGGCGGAGTTATGATCAGTAAGCTCTTTCATTCCAATACGCCCATTCAGGAGAATAACAAACTGTTAATAGATTTTATCATGCAAAATATTTGCAAATGATTGGTTAGCGGCAAAGTCCGGGCCCTGACATTAAGCATTTTGGCAGATATAGCATATATCATGAGCTACCGAGCTTTATTCCATAAAATCATTTCTCCTTTTCTAGGGACAAAAGGCAAGGCAACCAGGTCAAATTGTTCAGCGTAGGTTCCCTCTTTATCATTTAATACAATGGCCAATTCGATAACTTTCAATTCCTCACCTCTCACATGTAGAATTATTCTTTAATTAATGCCTGCATTACTGTATGTCCATGTTTGAGTGAGAGTTACTCCTCCCGCATTCGGCCCCTTAAAACTAGTAGTATCCGTAAATGAAGCCCCCCTAAACCGGCTTCTGAACATGCATAAACTCTTTGATCAGATCGCCGAAATAAGTCTCGCTGTTAGTCGTGGAGGACAGTGCAAGCGCCTTCAGGCAGCTTTCCATACCTTCTTTCATTTTTCCCCGCCGGACACAATAGATGGAATACTGAATAGCAAAACGCAGCCGCCGCTCCATATTCACCACATCCGTGAATTGATCGAAGCCGGAAATCGAGTCGGCAAATTCATTTATAATCCAATCTATCGAAAAATGATATTTATTCGCGGATTGAACGATTGTAACCAGCCCGGACAAAATTTCATTCGGGTGACTCCGCAAAAAATCAACGTAGGCTTCCAGCGACTCCTGACGGCCCATCAGGATGTCTTGGGTGTAGGAATTCGCCGTGGCCCATTCGCGAAATTGCAGTACTTGCCTCACTTCTTCGTCATCCGCCGGCCCCAGCCAACTCAAGTCGGCATAACAGTCAATCGCTTCTTTGGCTTCTTCGTATCTGCCCATTTTTTGCAGCGCGGTCGCTTTGCAGAGATACCCCTGTCCAAAATAACGAATCAGCGGCTTTTGTAGCCGGATCGGCTCCACTCTGGACGGATTGGAAGATCTCTTACCCCGCTCCCGCTCCGCGTATACGGCTTGTGACTGCTCGATCAGTTCATCGGCTAAACTCTCAAGCTGTTCCCAATTATGTACGGAAAAGTATATCTTAATAAGTTCAATAAGAGCATCAAGTCGATGCTGCACAGGCAACCCACTCCGATAAGGTTCAAACCTTAGAGCTGCCCGCAAGTTGACTTGCGCATCTTGCCCAATATTTATTTGTAATAGTCGGTAGTAACTAATAGCCAGACGTTCGGAATTATTGTATTTCTCACATTCAATCACGCATTGATACAGTAAACCAGAAGCCTCCCTATGGCCTTGGTCAAACATCTGCTCCGCCGCGACAAAGATACCTCGGATATAAGATAAGTCATCTGCCAGCTTTTCCAGTACAATTTTGATACAGTCCAGTTTACCTATTGCCGCGCAACGCAGCAAAAAAGGCTTTACACGCCGCCAATGGGGAGCAGACTGCATCAAGCATTCTTCTGCATATAGAGAGTATAGCTCACCTTCCGGAAGCTCCATCCCCCATGAAATCATATCAAGTTCGCGCACAGAAATGCTGCGTGGAGGATTTCTGTTGATAACAGCGCTTAAGGTTCCACGATTGAGGCCACATTTTTCCGCAAAGCCCTGCAGAGTCAACCCATTCTCGCGAATATAAAATTCAATTTTACAGCGAATCATAGAACTTTCCATTAAAGCAAAGGCCCCCTCACTAAACATTCACCAGCAGCCTAAATATCGTTATGCAAAAATTGTAATATATTAGTAACTTATGGTCAATCCATTAATAATTCAACAGAGAATTTTATAGAAATCCATAAAAAAACAGGCCCTGTTAAGGCCTGTCCAAATTAATGGCTTTAGCCGCCATATCCGTGATCTAACGGCTGCACTGTGGAACCACCATGATAACCTGCGGCGGATGCCAGCACCGTAGTGCCAGATGCTAAGAGAAATACAACAACCAGGGAAACTGCAAATTTTTTCATTAATCCCAAACCTCCTCAAATGGCTATATTTGCATTGAATATTTTAGAGTTGTTCTTATTCGCATCTGTTCTATCACCGTTTTAAAAACCTCTTCATGAGGCGGCCCCGTATAAGCCCTATATGCCTCAAAAAGAGTTACGGCTTCTGCAAATACTGTCTGATTATTAGTCGTAACAGCTAAGTCCAGAGCCTTAAGACAACTCTCAATGCCTTCACTGAATTTGCCGCGTCGAAAATAGTAGATAGACATCTGAATGGCAAGGCGTAATCGCCGTTCCATACTGACAGAATCATTATAACTCTCAAATCCAGAAATTTCATCAAAAAATTTCCAGAGAATGTCGTCTATTGAAAAATCGTATTTATTTGCAGATTGAATGATTGTTGCCAATCCCGATAAAATCTCTTCAGGATTATTTCTCAAAAATTCAACATATTCCTTAAGCGTATCCTTTCTTCCTGCGAGGATGTCCAATGTATATAAATTCGCCTTGGCCCATGAAGCATACTTCTGTACTTCCTGCTCTTCTTCAGTGTTTGCGGGCTCCAGCCAGCTTAAATCAGCATATCGTGCAATCTCTATTCTGGCTTCTTCAAGATCCCCCATTTTTTGCAATGCGGTTGCTTTACAAAGATAGCCTTGGCCATAGTAATGAATCAGCGATCGCCGAAGCCGAACAGTATCCGCTCTTAATGAATTGGAGTTTGACTTTCTCCGCTTCCGTTCTCCAAACACAGCTTGGGATTGCTCGATCAACTCATCGGACACTTTCACAATATGATTCCAGTTATGTATAAAAAAATATATTTTTAATAGTTCTACTAGAGAATCCAGCAGTAACTCCAAAGGCAGCGATTTCCTATAAGGCTCAAACTGCAAAGCCGCCCGTAAATTGGCCTCCATATCCTTTCCAATGGCTATCTGAAACATCCGGTAATGGCTGATGGCCAGACGCTCGGAGTTGTTGTATTTTTCGCTTTCAATCACGCATCGGTACAATAATTTGGAAGCATCGCGGTATCCCTGTTCGTACATCTGCTCCGCGGTAGCGAAAATCTCCCCGATATGGGACAAGTTGTCCAGCAGCATTTCGAGCACTTTTCCAATACAATCCAGCTTCCCCGTCTCAGCGCAGCGCAGCAAAAAAGGCTTAAGCCGCCGCCAATGCGGAACAGCTTGAATGAAGCACTCCTCCGCATAAAGACTGTAGAGCTCCCCTTCGGGCAGACCCATGCCTTTGGTTATCAAATCAAGCTCGCGCACGGATATTTTGCGGGGCGGATTTCTGTTGATGATAGCGCTCAAGGTTCCCCGATTGACACCGGCCTGCTCCGCAAAGCTCTGCATGGTAAGTCCCTGCTCCCGAATATAAGTTTCCATTTCACATCGGATCGTAGCATTGCTGATCAATAGAGTCACCTCCAACAAGACATTTACTAAACATCCAAATATTAGTATATCACAATACTAATCTATTACTCGCCAGCGGTCAATTAATAATCCTTGAATTTATTAGGAGCCCATTCAGGGAGACAGGTGCCGTGCCGGTCTACGCATTCAACCGATATACTGCAGTATTCGGATTCCAGAATAAGGAGGATGATCCACCCGTGATTATCGGAACGGTAGTTAATGCGTCCGGATTAGCCCAGGCCAGGCTGATGGCTAACTCAGTCAAGCGGCAAATGCCTGACGCCAAAGTTTTAGTCTGCCTAGTAGAAGAGAGCCCAGTGGGACCACTGCCGGACATTGATTGGATTTTTACGGCCAGACAAATTTCCAGCTACATCGGATTTCATGATTTTGACAGATATATATTCAAGTTTAACTCCCTCCAGTGTGGTACGGCAATGAAAGGACAGCTGTTAACCTATCTTCTTGAAGCCTTTCCGGCTGAAGAGCATATTATTTATCTCGATCCGGAGATGTATGTGTTTAAGCCGTTTCACGAGATCGAACACATGCTTGGCTATTACGATGTTGTGTTAACCCCCCATCACCTTGAACCTTCGGACGCCTGGGATTGTTCCCGTGAAATCGGAACGCTGCAGGACGGCACCTTTCACAGCGGTCTTGTGGCCGTGAAGAACTCCTGGGAAGGACGCAATTTTGCAGATTGGTGGATGAAGATCATTGCAGGCGATTTTGACGGCCAGCCTGGCGGAATTTTTACCGATCAGCCTTATTTGAATTTCGCTCCGGCTTTTTTCAATGTGGGCGTATTGCGCCATCCGGGATATAATCTGGCATTCTGGAATCTGCATGAGAACGGGAGAAAGCTCTTTCGCACTGGCGATGAATACGGTCTAACCAACCACACCCCTCTTCGCTGCGCGAATTTCAGCAACTTTTTGGGACTGCTGGACAGCTGTATAGACACCTATTTTCCCCATGACGGGACTTATAGACAATTGTGGAACGAATATCAGCAAAACCTGGCTTGGCTGTCTCTTCAGCATCCCGCCCTGCCTTGGGTCTATGACTACTTTTACAGCGGGGAGAAGATTGCCGATGAGACCAAACTGCGCTATAGAGCGGCCAAAATAGACCACTTCGTCGAGGCAAATCCCTTCACGCTTTCAAACCACAGTGATTTCTAATCCACATTATGAAAAGGAGGCGCTCCATGATTATTTGTTCGGTGACCTGTGCCGATAACCTGCACGAAGCAAAAATGATGGCAAGAGCAGCCAAATACCACATGCCGTATGCCAGGGTTGTCATCTGCCTGATGGAACGGACCATTCATCCGGCGGCGTATAATGTGCCGTGGTTTGATGAGGTTATTCTTGCCAAGGATCTGGGAATTCCCCGGTTTGAAGGAAGTGTTTTTAAATACAGTCTGCTTGAGGGGGTAACCTCGATCAAACCGGCGTTTCTCCGCTTATTGTTTGACCGGCATCCGGAGGAGATGAATGTCGTATTCATGGATACCGATATCATCGCCTATGCTCCTTACGACGATCTGCTGGCCGCCCTGGAGCATCATGATATTCTGTTATCCCCTCACCGGATCGAACCTAACGGCGAGCCTCTTGGTTATTTGCACCACGGTATTTTTAATACCGGCTTTCTGGCGCTCCGGAGATCGGAGGAAACAATGCGCTTTCTCGAATGGTGGGGGCAGCGGCTGTACAGCTACTGCTATTATGACGCTCCCTTTTTTGTCGATCAGAAATGGGTGGACCTGGCTCCGGCTTTATTCAATGTAAAAGTATGGAAGCATCCGGGATATAATGTCGCCGCATGGAACCTGCATGAGCGCTACCGAAAGATTGTCCGTGAGGAGAATGGGCGGTATTGGCTGGAAAATAATATTCCTTTCGTATGCTATCACTATTCCGGATTGCACGGGATGCTGCAGTACTGCATGAACAAGTGGATTCCCGACCGCGAAAACCCGCTGTACCAGCTGCTTCAGCTCTATTTGGAGGAGATGGATACGATGGGGAAAGAGGAACTCTCCAAGGTCCCCTGGAGCTATGACTACTATCTGGATGGCAGTCCGGTAACCGCCGAAGAAAGGAAAGCCTACGGCAGCGATATTCAGGCTTTTGAGTCAGGCCGCGATCCCTTCCTGTCCAGATACGGCTCCCGCGAGGGAGACGGAGGAATATGAAGGGGTTGATCGTCTGCGCCGGAAAAGGCACCCGCCTAAGACCATTTACGCTCACCAGGCCGAAAACGCTGCTTCCTGTCGCCAATAAACCGATTCTGTTCTATGCGATTGAAAAGCTGGCCGCCGAAGGCATTCATGAGATCGGCATCGTGATCCATCCGTCCCAGGAAAAGATGATTCGCGGCGCCGCTGGCAGCGGGGAACGATTCGGAGTATCCCTGACTTACTTGTACCAGCAAGAGCCGCGGGGCATTGCGGATGCGGTGGCCGCAGCCGAGGATTACATCGGACAGAGTGATTTCATTCTGCTTCTCGGCGACAATCTGATCAAAGAACCCCTTAAGACGCTGATTGACCTGCTGAAGCACTCGGCGGCCTGCATCCTGCTGAATCATGTGGAGAATCCGCAGCAGTTCGGTGTTGCAGAAATCAATGAAACCCGCATTATCTCGCTGGAAGAGAAGCCGCGATTCCCTAAAAGCAATCTCGCGGTCGTCGGCAGCTATGCTTTTAAGGCCGGAATTTTTAATTATTTTCGAGCCTTGACGGTTTCTGAACGGGGAGAGCTGGAAATAACGGACGCCATCCAGCGGTTGATCGACAGCGGAGAAAGGGTTGCCTATGCGATAACCCGGGAGCGCTGCTCCGACGTGGGGACCTCAGAGCGGTGGCTTGCGGCCAACAGCTGGATGATGGATGAATTGTACGGAGGGAAGAGTGAAATTGCTGAGGAATCCACTCTGGTCAATTGTACGGTTCAAGCTCCGGTGGCCATCGGTCCCGGCTGCGCATTAAAGAACTGCACGATCGGTCCTTATGTTTCGGTCATGTCAGGAGCCCGTTTAGAGGAATGCCATCTTGCGCACAGCATTCTGCTGCGGAATGTCACAATCAGCGGCACCGGCGAAGAGGTCATTGCTGGCATTTTCGGCGATGAGGCGAGCATCACAGGCACCTCTGTCAAAGGGCCAATCGCCCTTAAGATCGGAGGAGATCAAGGATGAAGATTATTCCAAGAAGGCTGGAAGGCGTGTTTGAAATCCAATTGTCTCCGCTTTCCGATCACCGGGGGCAGTTCATGAGAACCTACGACGAGTCCATCTTCGCCTCTTACGGCATCCATCGGCACTGGATTCAAGAGAATCAATCGGTGTCGGTCCGCAAAGGGACGATCCGGGGACTGCACTTCCAATATTCTCCCAGCTCAGAGACCAAGCTCGTAAGAGTCGCTACCGGCGCCGTGCTTGACGTATTTGTAGATCTGCGGAAAGACTCCCCGACCTTCGGAGAATGGGACAGCATTGAGCTGTCCGAAGACAACCGGGCGATGATCTATATTCCCCGTGGCTTCGCCCACGGTTTCTGCACGCTGTGCGATCATTGCACCGTACAGTATAAAGTAGACCGGGCATTCTCCCCCGCAGAGGATGGCGGCATCCGCTGGAATGATCCGTTGGTCGCTGTGAAGTGGCCTACGGAAACTCCGATTCTCTCTGAAAAAGACAAGAACCAGCCTACGCTCGAGATGTTCATTTCGCAAAATAAAGGTCTTGATTCGGTATGAGATATATAGTTACCGGAGCCGGAGGATTTATCGGGAGCTCTTTGTGCGAGCAGCTTCGCCGGGAAGGCCATGAGGTGGTGCGGATCTTTCGAAGCCTTCCAGAGCATGCGGCCGATCCCGGGAGGAGAGCCTATGAGGATGTAGCGGCGGATGTACTCGCGGACGGCTTTCCCGGACTCCGCATCAGCGGGGATGCCGTCATTCATCTGGCAGCCGCTAACGACATCCTTTCCAGGAATGGCCGGGAAGGAATTAAGCTCTCCTTGATCGGGACCAAAAATGTGCTGGATTTTGCCGTAAACAACGAAATACGGCAGATGATATTTTTTTCGACCATACAGGTACTCGGATCGGAACTGCAAGGGATGATCACGGAAGAATCGGCGGTCCTTCCTGAGAACGATTATGCCGCCAATCATGCGGTGGCTGAACTGTATACGGAAATGTACGCCAGAAAAGGACTGCTGCGTGCGGTCAGCATCCGGCCGACGAATGTGTACGGCCACTTTACGTCTCCGACCATCAACCGCTGGAGCCTGGTCCCGGCCTGCCTGTGCAGGGAAGCTTTCTTTAACAAGACGATTACGATTCGTTCCTCGGGAAGGCAAAGAAGAAACTTTGTCAGCGTCGACAGTGTGGCCAAGGCGACAAGCGCCGTACTGGCGAACTTCCCGGCTTCCTACGATACGTTGAATACCGGTTCCCCACTTCATATGACTATTCTGGAAGCTGCGCAATGCGTAAAGGAAGTTCACGATGAAATGTATCCCGATCCGGTTCAGCTGCTCGTTCAAGGGGAGGAGCCGCGGCAGGAGAACCGGTTCGAAATATCCCTGCGGAAATTGGAGGACTGGTACGGATTCAAGGAACACCTGGGAGCCGAGGATTTCCGGAAGGAGATCCGTCTCATCTTCCTCAGCCTGGAGCGTTCAGCTCAATGAGCGTTAAAGGACGGGGCTATCCCTTACAAGTTAAGAAGCCAGCAAGCCTTTCGGTTGTTGAAAGACTTAGCTGGCTTCTGCTTTTTTAGATCAGGTCGACCTTCATTTTAGTTCAGCACCTTTGCAAAACAGCTAAAGCGGCTAGGCCCCTTTAATCCGGAGTCATGCCCTACAATTAACAAGCGTTCGTAAAATAACTCTTTATTTCAAGATATTACATGGCTTTATGAAATGTCGATGAGTCTTCCAGCGTTTTAACCCACTCTGAAAACTTCGCTGGAGGCATTAATTTCAAGCTGCCATGCATCTTGCGGTTGTTGTAGAAGTCCATATATTGATCGAGGGCCTCATAGGCTTCGTCGAAGGTCATGAACTCTCTTTTGCTGAACAGATCGCGTTCCATTAAGCTATGAAAGGATTCAATGTATGCATTCATATTCGGTGTCCGCGGCGGGATACGTTCGTGAATCATGTCCAGGCTTTCACAGGTATCTCCAAATAACTTGCTGACGAATTGCGGCCCGTTGTCCGTTCGAATCACGGGCATGACTTCTCCGGATTGGAGACGACTCTGTAGCGCCCGCCATAGGGTTTGGACTGCATGTTTGGCCTCACATACGGGTCCTCTGTACTGCCGAACAACCATACGATCAAACACATCAATGATGCTAAGTACAAAAAAGAAACGTTCCTGGCCGATGATGTAGCCGTACTTGATGTCCATTTGCCACAACTGATTGGACCCGGTGACGACCCGGTTCTTGGGAAGCCGGCGTGGATGTGAGGGGAGGCGCTTACGGGATTGCTGAAGAATCCCTAGCTCTTTACACAAGCGATATCCTTTCTTCTTGTTCAGCTTTACGCTGTACCGGTTACGAATACATTGCGCAAGAAGTTTGTAGCCATAGACATGCTCTTCGCCTTCGAGGAGCTCAAGCAGCCATTCCTTGATTTGTTCGTCGCTGACTTTTTCTCCCGTAACCGTGAAGGAGTAACCCGGCACCGGACGTCCCATCTGGCCTTCTGGTGGGCGTTTTGTTGCCGGACGGGCAGCTCGTTTTTTACGATCGTAGTACGTCGATTCGGATAATCCAAGGATGCGCAGAACCCATGCCACCGGTTCCCCCCGCTTAATAAATAGGTCTGCTACTTCGAATTTTTCGGATAAGCGGGGTCTTTCTTTTTTAGCAGTTCTCGCAGAATCTCAAGCTCCAGTTCTTTTTCCCCGAGCACCTTCATGGCCTTTTCGTAGCGCTGTTCCACATCCTGCAGTCGCTGAAGTTCTTGCAGATGCTCATCTGCAACCGGAATATCTTCGGGTGGAATGGAGTCACGATGATCCCTAATCCACCCGCGTATGGTTTCTGGATGGATGTCATACATGCGGGATAATACCCCCACCTTAACTCCAGCTAACGCTTCCTTAACAACTTTAAGCCGTTCTTCCTCTTTCAGCCTCTTTCCCATCCTCGTCATCTCCCCCTTAGCTCCAGTTTAAATTATTGGGTGGGAGGACTCCAGTTTAATTAGGGGGCCTAGGAGAAAGTGCATCTTTTTTCGGTCAAAAATGTTGATTTACAGGGAAACCTACGAATTTACAGGAATTTTCGGCTCAGCTGACTGAATTTGAGGCTGAACGGGAAAAAAAGTGTATCTTTGCAGGTACGTAATCGAACGAATGTTCTCACATGACCAAAAGATGTACAATTTCAGGTATTCTGCCCTATCCCGCTTCCATTCGAGCAGCCCCGAACACCTGCCTAAATC is a genomic window of Paenibacillus durus ATCC 35681 containing:
- a CDS encoding sugar phosphate nucleotidyltransferase yields the protein MKGLIVCAGKGTRLRPFTLTRPKTLLPVANKPILFYAIEKLAAEGIHEIGIVIHPSQEKMIRGAAGSGERFGVSLTYLYQQEPRGIADAVAAAEDYIGQSDFILLLGDNLIKEPLKTLIDLLKHSAACILLNHVENPQQFGVAEINETRIISLEEKPRFPKSNLAVVGSYAFKAGIFNYFRALTVSERGELEITDAIQRLIDSGERVAYAITRERCSDVGTSERWLAANSWMMDELYGGKSEIAEESTLVNCTVQAPVAIGPGCALKNCTIGPYVSVMSGARLEECHLAHSILLRNVTISGTGEEVIAGIFGDEASITGTSVKGPIALKIGGDQG
- a CDS encoding helix-turn-helix domain-containing protein is translated as MISNATIRCEMETYIREQGLTMQSFAEQAGVNRGTLSAIINRNPPRKISVRELDLITKGMGLPEGELYSLYAEECFIQAVPHWRRLKPFLLRCAETGKLDCIGKVLEMLLDNLSHIGEIFATAEQMYEQGYRDASKLLYRCVIESEKYNNSERLAISHYRMFQIAIGKDMEANLRAALQFEPYRKSLPLELLLDSLVELLKIYFFIHNWNHIVKVSDELIEQSQAVFGERKRRKSNSNSLRADTVRLRRSLIHYYGQGYLCKATALQKMGDLEEARIEIARYADLSWLEPANTEEEQEVQKYASWAKANLYTLDILAGRKDTLKEYVEFLRNNPEEILSGLATIIQSANKYDFSIDDILWKFFDEISGFESYNDSVSMERRLRLAIQMSIYYFRRGKFSEGIESCLKALDLAVTTNNQTVFAEAVTLFEAYRAYTGPPHEEVFKTVIEQMRIRTTLKYSMQI
- a CDS encoding TetR/AcrR family transcriptional regulator, with the translated sequence MRKGAETRENIIRKTAELLNVQGYHGLSISDIMRETGLQKGSIYNHFQNKDEVVLEALDYAVDIVNTRFQEAIAGHTRAYDQLIAAIRVYEHVVEAPPFIGGCPVMNIAAESDDTHEALTERAQKGLTAFVSFVSNILEYGMERGEFKPDIDKRRVANFIVTSIEGGVMISKLFHSNTPIQENNKLLIDFIMQNICK
- a CDS encoding NAD-dependent epimerase/dehydratase family protein, whose translation is MRYIVTGAGGFIGSSLCEQLRREGHEVVRIFRSLPEHAADPGRRAYEDVAADVLADGFPGLRISGDAVIHLAAANDILSRNGREGIKLSLIGTKNVLDFAVNNEIRQMIFFSTIQVLGSELQGMITEESAVLPENDYAANHAVAELYTEMYARKGLLRAVSIRPTNVYGHFTSPTINRWSLVPACLCREAFFNKTITIRSSGRQRRNFVSVDSVAKATSAVLANFPASYDTLNTGSPLHMTILEAAQCVKEVHDEMYPDPVQLLVQGEEPRQENRFEISLRKLEDWYGFKEHLGAEDFRKEIRLIFLSLERSAQ
- a CDS encoding IS3 family transposase; translated protein: MAWVLRILGLSESTYYDRKKRAARPATKRPPEGQMGRPVPGYSFTVTGEKVSDEQIKEWLLELLEGEEHVYGYKLLAQCIRNRYSVKLNKKKGYRLCKELGILQQSRKRLPSHPRRLPKNRVVTGSNQLWQMDIKYGYIIGQERFFFVLSIIDVFDRMVVRQYRGPVCEAKHAVQTLWRALQSRLQSGEVMPVIRTDNGPQFVSKLFGDTCESLDMIHERIPPRTPNMNAYIESFHSLMERDLFSKREFMTFDEAYEALDQYMDFYNNRKMHGSLKLMPPAKFSEWVKTLEDSSTFHKAM
- the rfbC gene encoding dTDP-4-dehydrorhamnose 3,5-epimerase — its product is MKIIPRRLEGVFEIQLSPLSDHRGQFMRTYDESIFASYGIHRHWIQENQSVSVRKGTIRGLHFQYSPSSETKLVRVATGAVLDVFVDLRKDSPTFGEWDSIELSEDNRAMIYIPRGFAHGFCTLCDHCTVQYKVDRAFSPAEDGGIRWNDPLVAVKWPTETPILSEKDKNQPTLEMFISQNKGLDSV
- a CDS encoding helix-turn-helix domain-containing protein — encoded protein: MFSEGAFALMESSMIRCKIEFYIRENGLTLQGFAEKCGLNRGTLSAVINRNPPRSISVRELDMISWGMELPEGELYSLYAEECLMQSAPHWRRVKPFLLRCAAIGKLDCIKIVLEKLADDLSYIRGIFVAAEQMFDQGHREASGLLYQCVIECEKYNNSERLAISYYRLLQINIGQDAQVNLRAALRFEPYRSGLPVQHRLDALIELIKIYFSVHNWEQLESLADELIEQSQAVYAERERGKRSSNPSRVEPIRLQKPLIRYFGQGYLCKATALQKMGRYEEAKEAIDCYADLSWLGPADDEEVRQVLQFREWATANSYTQDILMGRQESLEAYVDFLRSHPNEILSGLVTIVQSANKYHFSIDWIINEFADSISGFDQFTDVVNMERRLRFAIQYSIYCVRRGKMKEGMESCLKALALSSTTNSETYFGDLIKEFMHVQKPV
- a CDS encoding helix-turn-helix domain-containing protein, whose protein sequence is MGKRLKEEERLKVVKEALAGVKVGVLSRMYDIHPETIRGWIRDHRDSIPPEDIPVADEHLQELQRLQDVEQRYEKAMKVLGEKELELEILRELLKKKDPAYPKNSK
- a CDS encoding YybH family protein, whose translation is MEEIRKVIESNNQLFVQAVQQKNATGITDLYTKQAILIPSGSANIQGSEAIHSFWVTMLNSGLTDLALESKEIKAGGEDQVRESGIAHLTLQNGEEEIHPTSGYVVLWRLEDGAWKIDIDIMF
- a CDS encoding HD domain-containing protein is translated as MNAELSIPDSSLCTKATELVLELSPQFLFNHSVRTYRFGGLLAQREGMKVDPELFYLASILHDIGLTKRCDHGHSFEVDGADAAEEFLTHHGYPRDKIDIVREAIVLHTSLLAQEKQPEIALVHFGAGFDVGAFHIKDLPSSSVQQILEAYPRLGFKKAFAEVWMSEAKRKPNMLADRVNKEIGFMDILSNAPFEE